From the Ostrinia nubilalis chromosome 16, ilOstNubi1.1, whole genome shotgun sequence genome, one window contains:
- the LOC135079254 gene encoding tropomyosin-1, isoforms 9A/A/B isoform X14, with protein sequence MTTNMQQGTILDVLKKKMRQTKEEMEKYKDECEEYHKRLQVEIMRREEAESEVAALNRRIQLLEEDLERSEERLATATAKLAEASQAADESERIRKALENRTNMEDDRVAILEAQLSQAKLIAEESDKKYEEVARKLVLMEQDLERAEERAEQSDCKIVELEEELRVVGNNLKSLEVSEEKATQREETYEGQVKLLDAQLKEAEARAEFAERSVQKLQKEVDRLEDDLVAEREKSKLLQEEMEATLHDIQNM encoded by the exons ATGACGACAAATATGCAGCAAGGAACGATCCTGGACGTATTGAAGAAGAAAATGCGTCAGACAAAAGAGGAAATGGAGAAATATAAGGACGAGTGCGAGGAGTATCACAAACGATTACAAGTGGAAATAATGCGGAGAGAAGAA GCCGAGTCCGAGGTGGCTGCCCTGAACCGACGCATCCAACTGCTGGAGGAGGACCTCGAGAGGTCCGAGGAGCGTCTCGCCACCGCCACAGCCAAGCTGGCCGAGGCCAGCCAGGCTGCCGATGAGTCCGAACG AATACGCAAGGCGCTGGAGAACAGAACCAACATGGAGGATGACCGCGTCGCCATCTTGGAGGCCCAGCTCTCTCAGGCCAAGCTCATTGCCGAGGAGTCGGACAAGAAATATGAAGAG GTGGCGCGCAAACTCGTGTTGATGGAGCAGGACCTCGAGCGCGCCGAGGAGCGCGCGGAGCAGAGCGACTG CAAAATCGTCGAGCTTGAGGAGGAGTTACGCGTTGTCGGCAACAACCTGAAGTCCCTGGAAGTCTCCGAGGAGAAG GCGACGCAAAGGGAAGAGACATACGAGGGCCAAGTCAAACTGCTGGACGCACAACTGAAAGAG GCTGAAGCTCGCGCTGAGTTCGCTGAGCGCTCCGTGCAGAAACTCCAGAAGGAGGTCGACAGGCTTGAAG ACGACCTGGTGGCCGAGCGCGAAAAGAGCAAACTTCTGCAGGAGGAGATGGAGGCCACGCTCCACGACATCCAGAACATGTGA
- the LOC135079254 gene encoding tropomyosin isoform X7 encodes MSASAPHAPGRTPVRRRGHQHHPRLRGDRQPAPSAPANYDPSKQVTLDNQTDDVVPCVNSVSESQEVTRTNSDDALSNRNIIEDYAIVDDEIEFDSRITGVESRDSSEDDFSFKDERSAGDGAEVTAVACDNSDDDPETAELAKLRCTSECTEVLAARENRRRRRCADYPGLAFGSSIFSSDTMMKFSIIKNELQNIKNTALKRAESEVAALNRRIQLLEEDLERSEERLATATAKLAEASQAADESERARKVLENRSLADEERMDALENQLKEARFLAEEADKKYDEVARKLAMVEADLERAEERAESGESKIVELEEELRVVGNNLKSLEVSEEKAMASREHVEDKIHSLSQKLTQAEARAEFAERSVQKLQKEVDRLEDDLVAEREKSKLLQEEMEATLHDIQNM; translated from the exons ATGTCCGCGTCCGCGCCCCACGCCCCCGGGCGCACCCCCGTGAGGCGCAGGGGGCACCAGCACCACCCGCGGCTGCGGGGCGACCGCCAGCCCGCCCCCAGCGCGCCCGCAAACTACGATCCGTCCAAACAAGTGACCTTAGACAATCAAACAGACGATGTTGTGCCTTGTGTCAATAGTGTTAGTGAATCTCAAGAAGTGACAAGGACGAATAGTGACGATGCACTTTCGAATCGAAATATTATCGAGGACTATGCGATTGTTGACGATGAAATCGAGTTTGACAGTAGAATTACAGGCGTGGAATCTCGTGATAGCTCCGAAGACGATTTCTCGTTTAAAGATGAGCGGTCGGCGGGAGACGGCGCCGAAGTGACCGCTGTTGCCTGTGATAATTCTGATGACGACCCTGAAACAGCAGAACTTGCGAAACTTAGATGTACGAGCGAATGTACAGAAGTTTTAGCTGCAAGGGAAAACAGAAGGAGAAGAAGATGTGCAGATTACCCCGGTCTGGCGTTCGGCAGTTCAATTTTTTCGTCGGATACGATGATGAAATTTTCCATCATCAAAAATGAGTTGCAGAATATCAAGAACACGGCATTAAAAAGG GCCGAGTCCGAGGTGGCTGCCCTGAACCGACGCATCCAACTGCTGGAGGAGGACCTCGAGAGGTCCGAGGAGCGTCTCGCCACCGCCACAGCCAAGCTGGCCGAGGCCAGCCAGGCTGCCGATGAGTCCGAACG TGCCCGCAAGGTCCTCGAGAACAGGTCGTTGGCCGATGAGGAGCGCATGGACGCCCTGGAGAACCAGCTGAAGGAGGCCAGGTTCCTCGCTGAGGAAGCCGACAAGAAATACGATGAG GTCGCTCGTAAGCTGGCCATGGTTGAGGCTGACCTGGAGCGCGCGGAGGAGCGTGCCGAATCCGGTGAATC CAAAATCGTCGAGCTTGAGGAGGAGTTACGCGTTGTCGGCAACAACCTGAAGTCCCTGGAAGTCTCCGAGGAGAAG GCCATGGCGTCGCGCGAGCACGTCGAGGATAAGATCCACAGCCTCTCGCAGAAACTGACGCAA GCTGAAGCTCGCGCTGAGTTCGCTGAGCGCTCCGTGCAGAAACTCCAGAAGGAGGTCGACAGGCTTGAAG ACGACCTGGTGGCCGAGCGCGAAAAGAGCAAACTTCTGCAGGAGGAGATGGAGGCCACGCTCCACGACATCCAGAACATGTGA
- the LOC135079254 gene encoding tropomyosin-2 isoform X13, whose protein sequence is MDAIKKKMQAMKLEKDNALDRAAMCEQQAKDANLRAEKAEEEARQLQKKIQTIENDLDQTQEGLMQVNAKLEEKEKALQNAESEVAALNRRIQLLEEDLERSEERLATATAKLAEASQAADESERIRKALENRTNMEDDRVAILEAQLSQAKLIAEESDKKYEEVARKLVLMEQDLERAEERAEQSDCKIVELEEELRVVGNNLKSLEVSEEKAMASREHVEDKIHSLSQKLTQAEARAEFAERSVQKLQKEVDRLEDDLVAEREKSKLLQEEMEATLHDIQNM, encoded by the exons ATGGACGCGATCAAGAAGAAGATGCAGGCGATGAAGCTGGAGAAGGACAACGCGCTTGACCGCGCCGCCATGTGCGAGCAGCAGGCCAAGGACGCCAACCTCCGTGCCGAGAAG GCCGAGGAGGAGGCGAGACAGCTGCAAAAGAAGATCCAGACCATCGAGAACGACCTCGACCAGACCCAAGAGGGCCTCATGCAGGTCAACGCCAAGCTGGAGGAGAAGGAGAAGGCTCTTCAGAAc GCCGAGTCCGAGGTGGCTGCCCTGAACCGACGCATCCAACTGCTGGAGGAGGACCTCGAGAGGTCCGAGGAGCGTCTCGCCACCGCCACAGCCAAGCTGGCCGAGGCCAGCCAGGCTGCCGATGAGTCCGAACG AATACGCAAGGCGCTGGAGAACAGAACCAACATGGAGGATGACCGCGTCGCCATCTTGGAGGCCCAGCTCTCTCAGGCCAAGCTCATTGCCGAGGAGTCGGACAAGAAATATGAAGAG GTGGCGCGCAAACTCGTGTTGATGGAGCAGGACCTCGAGCGCGCCGAGGAGCGCGCGGAGCAGAGCGACTG CAAAATCGTCGAGCTTGAGGAGGAGTTACGCGTTGTCGGCAACAACCTGAAGTCCCTGGAAGTCTCCGAGGAGAAG GCCATGGCGTCGCGCGAGCACGTCGAGGATAAGATCCACAGCCTCTCGCAGAAACTGACGCAA GCTGAAGCTCGCGCTGAGTTCGCTGAGCGCTCCGTGCAGAAACTCCAGAAGGAGGTCGACAGGCTTGAAG ACGACCTGGTGGCCGAGCGCGAAAAGAGCAAACTTCTGCAGGAGGAGATGGAGGCCACGCTCCACGACATCCAGAACATGTGA
- the LOC135079254 gene encoding tropomyosin-2 isoform X12, with the protein MDAIKKKMQAMKLEKDNALDRAAMCEQQAKDANLRAEKAEEEARQLQKKIQTIENDLDQTQEGLMQVNAKLEEKEKALQNAESEVAALNRRIQLLEEDLERSEERLATATAKLAEASQAADESERIRKALENRTNMEDDRVAILEAQLSQAKLIAEESDKKYEEVARKLVLMEQDLERAEERAEQSDCKIVELEEELRVVGNNLKSLEVSEEKATQREETYEGQVKLLDAQLKEAEARAEFAERSVQKLQKEVDRLEDDLVAEREKSKLLQEEMEATLHDIQNM; encoded by the exons ATGGACGCGATCAAGAAGAAGATGCAGGCGATGAAGCTGGAGAAGGACAACGCGCTTGACCGCGCCGCCATGTGCGAGCAGCAGGCCAAGGACGCCAACCTCCGTGCCGAGAAG GCCGAGGAGGAGGCGAGACAGCTGCAAAAGAAGATCCAGACCATCGAGAACGACCTCGACCAGACCCAAGAGGGCCTCATGCAGGTCAACGCCAAGCTGGAGGAGAAGGAGAAGGCTCTTCAGAAc GCCGAGTCCGAGGTGGCTGCCCTGAACCGACGCATCCAACTGCTGGAGGAGGACCTCGAGAGGTCCGAGGAGCGTCTCGCCACCGCCACAGCCAAGCTGGCCGAGGCCAGCCAGGCTGCCGATGAGTCCGAACG AATACGCAAGGCGCTGGAGAACAGAACCAACATGGAGGATGACCGCGTCGCCATCTTGGAGGCCCAGCTCTCTCAGGCCAAGCTCATTGCCGAGGAGTCGGACAAGAAATATGAAGAG GTGGCGCGCAAACTCGTGTTGATGGAGCAGGACCTCGAGCGCGCCGAGGAGCGCGCGGAGCAGAGCGACTG CAAAATCGTCGAGCTTGAGGAGGAGTTACGCGTTGTCGGCAACAACCTGAAGTCCCTGGAAGTCTCCGAGGAGAAG GCGACGCAAAGGGAAGAGACATACGAGGGCCAAGTCAAACTGCTGGACGCACAACTGAAAGAG GCTGAAGCTCGCGCTGAGTTCGCTGAGCGCTCCGTGCAGAAACTCCAGAAGGAGGTCGACAGGCTTGAAG ACGACCTGGTGGCCGAGCGCGAAAAGAGCAAACTTCTGCAGGAGGAGATGGAGGCCACGCTCCACGACATCCAGAACATGTGA
- the LOC135079254 gene encoding tropomyosin-2 isoform X11 → MDAIKKKMQAMKLEKDNALDRAAMCEQQAKDANLRAEKAEEEARQLQKKIQTIENDLDQTQEGLMQVNAKLEEKEKALQNAESEVAALNRRIQLLEEDLERSEERLATATAKLAEASQAADESERIRKALENRTNMEDDRVAILEAQLSQAKLIAEESDKKYEEVARKLAMVEADLERAEERAESGESKIVELEEELRVVGNNLKSLEVSEEKATQREETYEGQVKLLDAQLKEAEARAEFAERSVQKLQKEVDRLEDDLVAEREKSKLLQEEMEATLHDIQNM, encoded by the exons ATGGACGCGATCAAGAAGAAGATGCAGGCGATGAAGCTGGAGAAGGACAACGCGCTTGACCGCGCCGCCATGTGCGAGCAGCAGGCCAAGGACGCCAACCTCCGTGCCGAGAAG GCCGAGGAGGAGGCGAGACAGCTGCAAAAGAAGATCCAGACCATCGAGAACGACCTCGACCAGACCCAAGAGGGCCTCATGCAGGTCAACGCCAAGCTGGAGGAGAAGGAGAAGGCTCTTCAGAAc GCCGAGTCCGAGGTGGCTGCCCTGAACCGACGCATCCAACTGCTGGAGGAGGACCTCGAGAGGTCCGAGGAGCGTCTCGCCACCGCCACAGCCAAGCTGGCCGAGGCCAGCCAGGCTGCCGATGAGTCCGAACG AATACGCAAGGCGCTGGAGAACAGAACCAACATGGAGGATGACCGCGTCGCCATCTTGGAGGCCCAGCTCTCTCAGGCCAAGCTCATTGCCGAGGAGTCGGACAAGAAATATGAAGAG GTCGCTCGTAAGCTGGCCATGGTTGAGGCTGACCTGGAGCGCGCGGAGGAGCGTGCCGAATCCGGTGAATC CAAAATCGTCGAGCTTGAGGAGGAGTTACGCGTTGTCGGCAACAACCTGAAGTCCCTGGAAGTCTCCGAGGAGAAG GCGACGCAAAGGGAAGAGACATACGAGGGCCAAGTCAAACTGCTGGACGCACAACTGAAAGAG GCTGAAGCTCGCGCTGAGTTCGCTGAGCGCTCCGTGCAGAAACTCCAGAAGGAGGTCGACAGGCTTGAAG ACGACCTGGTGGCCGAGCGCGAAAAGAGCAAACTTCTGCAGGAGGAGATGGAGGCCACGCTCCACGACATCCAGAACATGTGA
- the LOC135079254 gene encoding tropomyosin-2 isoform X6 produces MSASAPHAPGRTPVRRRGHQHHPRLRGDRQPAPSAPANYDPSKQVTLDNQTDDVVPCVNSVSESQEVTRTNSDDALSNRNIIEDYAIVDDEIEFDSRITGVESRDSSEDDFSFKDERSAGDGAEVTAVACDNSDDDPETAELAKLRCTSECTEVLAARENRRRRRCADYPGLAFGSSIFSSDTMMKFSIIKNELQNIKNTALKRAESEVAALNRRIQLLEEDLERSEERLATATAKLAEASQAADESERARKVLENRSLADEERMDALENQLKEARFLAEEADKKYDEVARKLAMVEADLERAEERAESGESKIVELEEELRVVGNNLKSLEVSEEKATQREETYEGQVKLLDAQLKEAEARAEFAERSVQKLQKEVDRLEDDLVAEREKSKLLQEEMEATLHDIQNM; encoded by the exons ATGTCCGCGTCCGCGCCCCACGCCCCCGGGCGCACCCCCGTGAGGCGCAGGGGGCACCAGCACCACCCGCGGCTGCGGGGCGACCGCCAGCCCGCCCCCAGCGCGCCCGCAAACTACGATCCGTCCAAACAAGTGACCTTAGACAATCAAACAGACGATGTTGTGCCTTGTGTCAATAGTGTTAGTGAATCTCAAGAAGTGACAAGGACGAATAGTGACGATGCACTTTCGAATCGAAATATTATCGAGGACTATGCGATTGTTGACGATGAAATCGAGTTTGACAGTAGAATTACAGGCGTGGAATCTCGTGATAGCTCCGAAGACGATTTCTCGTTTAAAGATGAGCGGTCGGCGGGAGACGGCGCCGAAGTGACCGCTGTTGCCTGTGATAATTCTGATGACGACCCTGAAACAGCAGAACTTGCGAAACTTAGATGTACGAGCGAATGTACAGAAGTTTTAGCTGCAAGGGAAAACAGAAGGAGAAGAAGATGTGCAGATTACCCCGGTCTGGCGTTCGGCAGTTCAATTTTTTCGTCGGATACGATGATGAAATTTTCCATCATCAAAAATGAGTTGCAGAATATCAAGAACACGGCATTAAAAAGG GCCGAGTCCGAGGTGGCTGCCCTGAACCGACGCATCCAACTGCTGGAGGAGGACCTCGAGAGGTCCGAGGAGCGTCTCGCCACCGCCACAGCCAAGCTGGCCGAGGCCAGCCAGGCTGCCGATGAGTCCGAACG TGCCCGCAAGGTCCTCGAGAACAGGTCGTTGGCCGATGAGGAGCGCATGGACGCCCTGGAGAACCAGCTGAAGGAGGCCAGGTTCCTCGCTGAGGAAGCCGACAAGAAATACGATGAG GTCGCTCGTAAGCTGGCCATGGTTGAGGCTGACCTGGAGCGCGCGGAGGAGCGTGCCGAATCCGGTGAATC CAAAATCGTCGAGCTTGAGGAGGAGTTACGCGTTGTCGGCAACAACCTGAAGTCCCTGGAAGTCTCCGAGGAGAAG GCGACGCAAAGGGAAGAGACATACGAGGGCCAAGTCAAACTGCTGGACGCACAACTGAAAGAG GCTGAAGCTCGCGCTGAGTTCGCTGAGCGCTCCGTGCAGAAACTCCAGAAGGAGGTCGACAGGCTTGAAG ACGACCTGGTGGCCGAGCGCGAAAAGAGCAAACTTCTGCAGGAGGAGATGGAGGCCACGCTCCACGACATCCAGAACATGTGA